CTGTACATTGactataaagtaaaatcaaGGTGTTATGGTCTTTTACTTCCTTCTAGCCAAAAAGACCGAGGGAAGAGGTTTGGCCCTAACGCCTTCTTGAGTGAAATGGCATGATTTAGACTTGTTGTAATGTAACATAGGGACTATTTTTTGGTTACTAGATAGCGTTAATAAAACAGACTGAATCATGAAACGTCACTCAAGAGTAAAATGAGACGTAAACGTCTCAAAGGGGGAAATATtaagaagtttttgttaatcaaaatataaagtaaagcctatataatttagttaccattataactgcagtcagacataagctaagaaccccactatttagaacccatctgtttttggcattttacatctgttgtcttacacctgtgatcctcattttGCAAGGGTATTACAGGAGGCCACCATATATTACTGTGATGTGGTAGTGTGACGacgaccatataaaaacccctgaatagtggtgagggggagtgctgtctatagagtggttcgctcctctcgtagcaaagtccacatgctgatagaatttagggagcactgttttgagatttgcgtgattgaaatctccggcgatgataaacagtccatcgGGTGAGCTGTTCTGCAGCACGCTAATAGCTTTGTACAGCTCGCTAGCCAGAGCCTCCTTTGCATTAGCGCTGGGTGGAATGTAAACTCCAATGGTGTAGATGGTGGTGAATTCCCGGGGTTGATAAAAGGGTCTGCATTTGACAACAATGAACTCCACTAGCGATGAGCAATAGTTCGATATAAGCACAGAGTCCTTGCACCATTCCGTGTTGATATAAACGCACACGCCACCACCACGAGTCTTTCCACACAGTGCGGCATTACTGTCGCACGAAATGTGGTTAGCCCGGCTTGCTGAATGGCGTTGTCCGAACTCTGTCGCTGAGCCACGTTTCCGTAAAGACAAAGACGCAGCAATCCCTATACTCACGCCGTGTTGCTCGGTGAAGTCGATTGTAGTCCATCTTATTGTCGAGTGAACAGAcgttggacagaaagatggaggggaGTGCCGGCCGGCTAGGGTTAGCGGTTAGCCTAGCACGGACACACGCCCGCTTACCACGCCTCTGTTTTCAACACCGCTTGCGGCGTTCTTCTTCCGGCCTTCGCATCAGGAGACACTGAGGACTGAGGGCCTGGTCCGCACAGCAAGCCGAGGTCCCGAGTCCACGTGCAACGCCGTCGCCGCTCAGTTTAGTTGTTGCGTGGTTTCtgagcagtttcagtgtctggtggtcGATGTGCGGACACAACTGTCGCTGGTATCCATGCCCTACGAAATTTTGgctgaagcatacaaaataatgtcttgaacaaacaaaaacaccattttggttcCGGAGTGGTCGCTATGCGTACTACCGCCGCACCACCATCTTGGATCAGTACGGCAACTCTTGTGTAATCATCGAATTAAACCATGTactcacacattcacaaatgGATATAAACTGAGATTTATCTCTTTCAACAGTTTTATCGACTATTTCTTTGTGCAACTCTTGTTCTCAACTTGTTCTCCTTCGGTCCGATGTGCACTTCTCTATCGCATGTgcgaacgtttttttttcttaaaggggACAGCATTATAACCACGCTGACAGGAAACCAAAGGTCCATTTcaggatataaaataaaatatcaagtgAATCCTACCctggttacattttttatatatatatatatatatatatatatataatggaacTGGTAATGGGTCCACCTTGATTCCAAAATGTTTCTGCCCATTGAAGTGCTGCCCTGAGAGCAAGGAGATAATGCAATTCTTGATTGATCCGTTGGATAGAGTGCGGGTTGCATCTCAAAGACGAGTGAGCTTTGTAGTAGAAATCCATTGCCCTCCTCTGCCAAATCAGAATAGGCTGCTGGACAGGCCATGGCACTCGAAGTGATGGTAGGCAAAGAAGTGCTAGCATTGAAGGGTGCTGTGGTGGGTGTCAGAGAACTCGCCGCAGGTGAGTGTGGAGTTCCTGGAATGGGTTATCGGTGCTCATTCTGTGTGAGAGTTGTTAGTCTGAGCTTTGTAGATAGGTTTCTTAAAGCATCTTGCAGATGTTGCCACAGTTATTCTGGATTTAGTTTGTCTCAGATTGCTatttttcttcatgtcattccaatcAGACTagatgatgatgagatcagatctctgtgtggagcactggctgTTGTCAGACTCCAGACTCCAAAACTTTTACTGGATTATTACAAGTAAtggtaaaattaatgtttggaaatataagttgatatttcctactgacactAATGCAAAACACAGAATAACTAAACAGTCACTAACTGACTGACTTGAAAAATACTActgtataataatgtaataatgcatattaagaaaacattttggtaacaattcggaaaaaaaatgtagtttagtCTATATAAAGAGaaattgtatatgtataatttgctccaaaaaaactaatagttttgctttttaaattatgaccATCAAATTAGTTTGACTCTATTCCACTCCTACTTTACCTCATCTATGAGGTGATTGGTTATGCTCTTAATCACTCATCCATGTGAATTTTGTctataaaacagtaaataaccTATCATAGGTCATTTGCATTTGGCAGTTGCAGTGGAGTTCAATCTTTGGGatgcttctctttttttacaCAATCCTGCTTTTACATCAGCTTCATACAAAGGCAGGAAACACACTATGCCGAATGATGGGAGACCCTAAGTACCCGCTGATTTCTAAGAATGGAGACCTAACCATTGGAGCACTTTTTCCAGTCCATAGCACAGAGACAGTACCTTCATTcgaatttagaaaaaaacctCAGCCTCTTTCATGCTCCAGGtttgttacatttatgtattgaAACTTTAAAgggtaaaatgtatttaaaataataaattgcattatgaaaataaattcacatttataacagcaatatttaatatttatagctTGAAAGACCacaatgactaaataaataaatgtaatatggtTGTTATTTAGCCtgctaatttaatgtttaatttcagtGTGAATCTAAGAGATTTTCGCCTTGCccaaattatgatttttgccatTGAAGAGATTAACAGAAGTGAACATTTGCTCCCAAATGTTTCTATTGGTTATCGAATTTTTGACACCTGTGGTTCAAGACTATCTACCATGAGTGCAATAATGGGACTGATGAATGTTCAGGAGTTTGAAGAAGAAGACAGTTGTACTGGGCAGTCTCCATTGCATGCTATAATAGGTGATTCAGAGTCTACTGCCACAGTGATTCTCTCCAGAACTACAGGACCTTTTAAGATACCGGTGGTAAagcacaataacaaaaatgtttgacacaatcagtatttcattgtttcctgttctttctttctttctttctttcattcattaatttgttatttatttatttttcagataagTCATTCAGCTTCATGTGAATGCCTCGGCAATAGAAAAGATTACCCTTCATTCTTTAGGACTACAGCTAGTGATTACCACCAGAGCAGAGCACTTGCATACTTGGTCAAGGATTTAGGATGGTCTTGGGTTGGAGCTGTGAACAGTGACAATGAATATGGAAACTATGGAATGgcaatatttcagaaaatagcCCGGGAGGAGGGGATCTGCGTGGAGTACACAGTCAAATTCTATCGAACAGAAACTGAAAAATTACAGAAAGTGgtagaaagaattaaaaaaagcactgcAAAAGTGGttattgcatttgtttcatttcttgaGATGGGTTTACTCATTGATCAGCTaagtattcaaaatattacaggCATTCAAATGATTGGAGTAAAGTCATGGATAACATCAGAAAATTACATCACTCTAAACAGCTTTCATGTTCTAGGAGGGTCGCTGGGGTTTGCAATGAGAAAAATCAATATTGAAGGGTTTTCAGATTATGTTACAAAATCATTCTGGAAAACTGCCATCCCGTGCCTACACTTTGAGGGGAATTCTTCTCAATATGCAATAAGTTGCAGAAAATATGATGATCTACTTacaatgaaaaattacaatgaagATGTGACTGAACACAGATATTCAGCCAATGTCTATGAAGCAGTTTATGCTGTGGCTCATTCACTACACAGTCTTCTCAACTGCAAAGCACAAGAAGGTTGTGAAAAAGGCCTGACAATACAGCCACAGCaggtaaaatataaaacacagatgaatagaaagtgaGAAAAGAAAGTTGGTAACAATATTTACGATGAACAATGCATTAACATGTCTCAATTATAATACATAACGAatacaaaactgtatttattacttttattaaattttttcattAGGTGGTCGAGGCtctgaaaaaagtaaatttcACCGTTAAGTTTGGTGATCGTGTGTGGTTTGACAGCAGTGGTGCAACAGTGGCCCAATATGAAGTTGTAAACTGGCAGCAGAACTCAGATGGATCATTCCAGTTTAGGCCGGTGGGATACTATGATGCCTCTTTGCCACCTGATCAACGTTTTGTgctcaaaactgaaaacataatcTGGGCTGGAGGAAAATTGCAAGTAAATAACCTATTGGTAAAACAATGCTTAATTAAATTGAAGGAACACAATATATCATCTATGCATGCCCCTGTAGAAGCCAAGGTCTGTGTGCAGTGAGAGCTGTCCTCCAGGCACTAGGAAGGCTACACAGAAAGGAAGACCTGTCTGCTGTTATGACTGTATTCCATgtgcagaaggagaaatcagtaaTGAGACAGGTAATCCTCAACTtggtttgtgtttacattgcaCTTTCCCTCTAGCATTGCACttagcaaattaaataaataaaataaatgtgtttgtgtgtgtgatatatatatatatatatatatatatatatatatatatatatatatatatatatatatatatatatatatatatataaaatcttgaAACATAATGATTACAACTTTCTTTCCAGATTCAATTAACTGCAAGCAGTGTCCAGGGGAATTCTGGTCTAatgctgagaaaaataaatgtgtgctaaAGGCTGTAGAGTTTCTGTCATTCACAGAAGTTATGGGTATAGTGCtaatatttttctcattatttggaGTAGGATTAACTGTGCTAGTGGCCTTTCTGTTTTACAGTAAGAAAGACACCCCATAGTAAAAGCCAACAACTCAGAGCTGAGCTTCCTGCTGCTCTTCTCACTgactctgtgttttctctgttctcttacTTTCATTGGTCGGCCCACTGAGTGGTCCTGTATGTTGCGTCACACAGCATTTGGGATCACTTTTGTTCTCTGTATCTCCTGTGTTTTGGGGAAAACAATAGTGGTCTTAATGGCCTTCAAGGCTACACTTCCAGGAAGTAAtgtcatgaaatggtttggTCCTGCACAACAACGGCTCAGTGTTTTTGCCTTTACACTAATACAAATTCTTATATGTGTGCTTTGGTTGACAATATCTCCTCCATTTCCTAacgaaaatatgaaatattataaggAAAAGATCATACTTGAGTGCAGTCTAGGTTCAACTATAGGTTTCTGGGCTGTGCTGGGTTATATTGGCCTTTTGGCTGTCTTGTGCTTTTTTCTGGCTTTTCTGGCTCGCACACTGCCTGATAACTTCAATGAAGCCAAATTTATAACATTCAGCATGATAATATTTTGTGCTGTATGGATTACGTTTATTCCAGCTTATGTCAGTTCTCCTGGCAAATTTACCGTAGCTGTAGagatttttgctattttagcCTCAAGCATTGGTTTactattttgcatatttgcgcctaaatgttatattatcCTGTGTAAGCCTGAACAAAATACAAAGCAACATGTTATGGGAAAAACACCATCTAAAACCTATTGAGAATTAAACTAATATTATGCTTTAATTTTTCTtcttgttgctgctgctgtagtgtgtgtgtgtgtgtgtgtgtatgtgtaatataGAATTATATACAAAGTTATCTGAAAATGTAAGATATCCTTGAATTCCATGGTTTTCCATATCaggacataataaaaaaaatggaataaaacatcagatggaccatttcattttcaaaaataaaatcacaatggAAAAGCCATCTGTGACCAAGTTAAGACACCCTTAGTGATAACATATGACttaaaagtgtaaatagcaaCCAGGCATTGTTAGTCTAACCCCTTTTGATTATCAAGTGTGTGCACCTCTATAGAAGTTTTAGCAGTTTGCCGAACTGGACCATTCACATGTGTTTTAACATAAATGCAAGAAGGTAAGAAACCAGCTGTCACGGTCTGAGGAGAGaggaggcaggcaggcaggcgaATACTGGCAACGTCTTTAATCAAACTTAAGAATGGCGTGACGCCGAGCATACATCAgctcaaaacaagaaaaaccaaaacaaatactCAAATGCGGGTAGTCCGTAGCAGCAGGGGTAAACACAGGCAGAACGAGTTCGGGAGAGCGGACAGAAGTACGAGAACGTAACTTCAATCCCAGCCGAGGAAAGACTGGGTTTCCGGAGTATATAAGGAGGTGAGTTAATTGATAacaggtgtggtgaacaggtggctagaattccgagatgatgagcgggtgattggcgtgggagacggtgatctggtgggtgtgtttgtgacactaCCCCCCCCTCTACGGGTGCCTCCTGGCGCCCGCGAACGGCGACGGGGACGGCCACGGGGACGTGGAGCTGGGTCTTCCGGATGGGCCTGGTGGAAGTCTTGGAGGAGTGTCGGGTCCAAGATGTCATCGCGGTTTACCCACGACCGC
This region of Puntigrus tetrazona isolate hp1 chromosome 18, ASM1883169v1, whole genome shotgun sequence genomic DNA includes:
- the LOC122363106 gene encoding LOW QUALITY PROTEIN: extracellular calcium-sensing receptor-like (The sequence of the model RefSeq protein was modified relative to this genomic sequence to represent the inferred CDS: inserted 1 base in 1 codon) codes for the protein MLLFFYTILLLHQLHTKAGNTLCRMMGDPKYPLISKNGDLTIGALFPVHSTETVPSFEFRKKPQPLSCSSVNLRDFRLAQIMIFAIEEINRSEHLLPNVSIGYRIFDTCGSRLSTMSAIMGLMNVQEFEEEDSCTGQSPLHAIIGDSESTATVILSRTTGPFKIPVISHSASCECLGNRKDYPSFFRTTASDYHQSRALAYLVKDLGWSWVGAVNSDNEYGNYGMAIFQKIAREEGICVEYTVKFYRTETEKLQKVVERIKKSTAKVVIAFVSFLEMGLLIDQLSIQNITGIQMIGVKSWITSENYITLNSFHVLGGSLGFAMRKINIEGFSDYVTKSFWKTAIPCLHFEGNSSQYAISCRKYDDLLTMKNYNEDVTEHRYSANVYEAVYAVAHSLHSLLNCKAQEGCEKGLTIQPQQVVEALKKVNFTVKFGDRVWFDSSGATVAQYEVVNWQQNSDGSFQFRPVGYYDASLPPDQRFVLKTENIIWAGGKLQKPRSVCSESCPPGTRKATQKGRPVCCYDCIPCAEGEISNETDSINCKQCPGEFWSNAEKNKCVLKAVEFLSFTEVMGIVLIFFSLFGVGLTVLVAFLFYSKKDTPXVKANNSELSFLLLFSLTLCFLCSLTFIGRPTEWSCMLRHTAFGITFVLCISCVLGKTIVVLMAFKATLPGSNVMKWFGPAQQRLSVFAFTLIQILICVLWLTISPPFPNENMKYYKEKIILECSLGSTIGFWAVLGYIGLLAVLCFFLAFLARTLPDNFNEAKFITFSMIIFCAVWITFIPAYVSSPGKFTVAVEIFAILASSIGLLFCIFAPKCYIILCKPEQNTKQHVMGKTPSKTY